The following are encoded in a window of Methanobrevibacter ruminantium M1 genomic DNA:
- a CDS encoding Ig-like domain-containing protein: protein MEIRYKNLLKVFTIFLVLLISCGFASAVSDLDEGNSANIVDNGDLSLSDNMMSESADNCKNLETIEESHTFSEKNTVKDVSYGLSTPIDGNTFEDIQTAIDNAADGDIIELNGTYFGNGSDIKITKDLTISGNLETILDAKNKSGIFYVNSNNVTLQNLKFYNSIVPEYGSAVHFLSNGSVINCTFINNTAGGVYGTIDYFWSTGGVVYLAKGNGSVINCTFINNTANADGGAIYCGVDGGSVINCTFINNTAKELGGAIYIGGGHDGGAHYSNVYDCYVDNCVFINNTAGEGAGIYYGGGGLIFNCTFINNTARFGDSILVNNMYYPNTVSDMKTLTIKECDFKSNKEGWGYVVVNYKAYKNTICGLCEIIDSNFSNEQAEDYINIYNQGNIYLSGNKISSNYATISNDLIAYGNNANITSQTSLVILDNTTKSVEKYSPFDVYAVLVDDQGNYIRDENISLFIGSKNVTGVFDNVNLFKYHLNDLSSLNYRTLVSGNYDGAKDLVVKTGVLQLDVEVDIDLDYEDDNVIIKLKDSEGNPISGESVSLLIDNNTSSVKTDSNGEAKVPVNEISMVKAIFTDGFGVNVSSYLVVKAVEKVKLVPTFANAKISLDVEDNCSAVIVTLKDLSGNPISSAKLDALVNGAGKTLITNASGQAKIDIEGNATVEVTYIDAENANATVSSSLTVIKNVDSVPVIPNRTATNIICKDMNTTAVAKPDGRIGKYFEVTLVDVNGKALANKSVNIGFNGAVYNLTTNETGGAKLQINLGYEGKYTFAIAFLGDDNYTGSFKVALISVSKHSPKLSAPAKTYKANAKTKTITATFKTSNGNAISGKKISFNINGKTYSGTTNSKGVASVKISLNKKGTYSCTAKYAGDGMYKATSTKFNVKIV from the coding sequence ATGGAGATAAGATATAAAAATTTATTAAAAGTTTTTACTATTTTTCTTGTTTTACTCATCAGTTGCGGATTTGCCTCAGCAGTCAGTGATTTAGATGAAGGTAATTCTGCAAATATTGTTGATAATGGTGATTTATCATTATCTGACAATATGATGAGTGAATCTGCAGATAATTGTAAAAATTTGGAAACTATTGAGGAGTCTCATACTTTCAGTGAAAAAAACACTGTTAAAGACGTTTCATATGGACTTTCAACACCTATAGATGGAAATACTTTTGAAGATATCCAAACTGCTATTGATAATGCTGCTGATGGAGATATTATTGAACTTAATGGTACTTATTTTGGAAACGGGTCTGATATAAAAATTACAAAAGATTTAACAATCAGCGGAAATCTTGAAACAATATTGGATGCTAAAAACAAATCAGGTATTTTTTATGTTAACTCAAATAACGTAACTTTACAAAACTTAAAATTTTATAATTCAATAGTTCCTGAATATGGAAGTGCGGTTCATTTTTTAAGTAATGGTTCTGTGATTAATTGTACTTTTATAAATAATACTGCTGGTGGAGTTTATGGTACTATTGATTACTTTTGGTCTACTGGAGGTGTAGTATATTTGGCCAAGGGCAATGGCTCTGTGATTAATTGTACTTTTATAAATAATACTGCTAATGCAGATGGCGGTGCAATTTATTGTGGAGTTGATGGCGGGTCTGTGATTAATTGTACATTTATTAATAATACTGCAAAAGAGTTAGGGGGTGCCATCTATATTGGCGGCGGTCATGACGGTGGCGCTCATTATTCAAATGTTTATGATTGCTATGTAGATAATTGCGTATTTATTAACAATACTGCTGGTGAAGGTGCTGGGATTTATTATGGCGGAGGCGGTTTAATATTTAATTGTACTTTTATTAATAACACTGCTCGTTTTGGAGATTCAATTCTAGTAAATAATATGTATTATCCTAACACTGTGTCTGATATGAAAACTCTTACTATTAAGGAATGTGATTTTAAGAGTAATAAAGAGGGTTGGGGATATGTAGTAGTTAATTATAAAGCATACAAAAACACTATCTGTGGACTTTGTGAAATTATTGATTCAAATTTCTCTAATGAACAAGCAGAAGATTATATAAATATTTATAATCAAGGAAATATTTATTTGTCTGGAAACAAGATTTCATCTAATTACGCTACAATATCTAATGATTTAATAGCTTATGGTAATAATGCAAATATTACCTCACAAACAAGCCTTGTAATTTTGGATAATACTACTAAAAGTGTAGAAAAATATTCTCCATTTGATGTTTATGCAGTTCTTGTAGATGATCAAGGAAATTATATTCGTGATGAAAACATTAGTTTATTTATTGGTTCTAAGAATGTAACTGGCGTATTTGATAATGTAAACTTATTCAAATATCATTTAAATGATTTAAGTTCATTAAATTATAGAACTCTTGTTTCAGGCAATTATGATGGAGCAAAAGATTTGGTTGTTAAAACAGGCGTTTTACAGTTAGATGTAGAGGTCGATATTGACTTGGATTATGAGGATGATAATGTTATTATAAAACTTAAAGATTCTGAAGGAAATCCTATTTCCGGAGAGTCTGTTTCACTTTTAATAGATAATAATACTAGCTCTGTGAAAACTGACTCAAATGGTGAAGCTAAAGTTCCAGTTAATGAAATATCTATGGTCAAGGCAATTTTCACTGATGGTTTTGGAGTTAATGTCAGTTCCTATTTAGTGGTAAAAGCAGTTGAAAAGGTAAAACTTGTTCCAACTTTTGCCAATGCAAAAATTTCATTAGATGTTGAAGATAATTGCAGTGCTGTTATTGTCACTTTGAAAGATTTATCCGGCAACCCTATCAGTTCTGCAAAACTTGATGCACTTGTTAATGGTGCTGGCAAAACTTTAATCACCAACGCTTCAGGTCAGGCAAAAATTGATATTGAAGGTAACGCTACAGTGGAAGTGACTTATATTGATGCAGAGAATGCTAATGCAACAGTATCAAGCAGCCTTACTGTAATAAAGAATGTTGACTCAGTTCCGGTTATTCCAAATAGGACAGCCACTAATATCATTTGTAAAGATATGAATACAACTGCAGTAGCCAAACCGGATGGAAGAATAGGAAAATACTTCGAGGTCACTTTAGTTGATGTAAATGGCAAGGCATTAGCTAATAAATCAGTTAATATAGGATTCAATGGAGCAGTTTATAATCTTACAACAAATGAAACCGGGGGCGCAAAACTTCAAATCAACCTTGGATACGAAGGCAAATACACCTTTGCAATAGCATTCCTAGGTGACGACAACTATACTGGATCTTTTAAAGTGGCCCTTATTTCAGTAAGTAAACACAGTCCAAAACTTTCAGCACCTGCAAAAACATATAAGGCAAATGCAAAAACTAAAACAATTACCGCTACATTCAAAACATCAAATGGAAATGCAATCAGCGGCAAGAAAATAAGTTTCAACATTAATGGAAAAACTTATAGCGGAACTACAAACTCAAAAGGAGTCGCCAGTGTGAAGATAAGTTTAAACAAGAAAGGAACTTATAGTTGCACTGCCAAATATGCAGGAGATGGAATGTATAAAGCAACAAGCACTAAATTCAATGTAAAAATAGTATAA
- a CDS encoding glycosyltransferase: MDKNEIFTLWIPDNDDNNLSQLAHLSLKSFLLCDYDVILYTYDHIGNVPNGVCIRDANEILDKSKIFRYKGGFKTYSGFANLFRYKRLYEYGGTWLDLDLLLIKRLSDEDIIIGSQTQEDIYSNPNNALFRFPPKDPLIKTILDYSEKRGSDINHAETGTLLLKKLLASEFPEYNQYLKHFNYSNIVNWNDVGDYLESPEIFLKCLNTNEIYGFHLFNTFFKKFVEFPKDSFFTTLKDIILNSSTSEEYAFNLMKYNITTQKQYIGINEWDLSYLNIFKDAFSKNEFKYTILIDSQNLKKMEIYNIIRAIFSSYGLESEKDIQIIICGKSDIGHDKIKFKDNVIFLASDFQDMKYYLNDYIFGEHIFPINKPVIFKEEFFKNNNFTSDVEHHVLNNSNSILNVLNRESYKLCLLANIDVFNLDMDVLKTLNMRIKEVDNSLIYDYSFRDDDVLKLMKLVDQCDSKSFLNVKSELSNLNIKFLSQKTSYHYFSAYKNILNSNSYDEFILKEHNDKLQCLNAFYLNRINPRYDY, translated from the coding sequence ATGGATAAAAATGAGATATTTACTTTATGGATACCAGATAATGACGACAATAACCTATCGCAGTTAGCCCACCTATCTTTAAAGTCTTTTTTATTGTGCGATTATGATGTGATTCTTTATACTTATGACCATATTGGCAATGTTCCCAATGGCGTTTGTATTAGGGATGCAAACGAAATTTTAGATAAATCAAAAATTTTTAGATATAAAGGAGGTTTTAAAACATATTCCGGCTTCGCCAACCTTTTTAGATATAAACGTCTATATGAATATGGAGGCACTTGGCTGGATTTGGACCTGCTTTTAATTAAAAGGCTTTCCGATGAAGATATTATAATCGGTTCCCAGACACAGGAGGACATCTACTCCAATCCAAATAATGCACTGTTTAGATTCCCCCCAAAAGATCCTCTTATAAAGACAATACTCGATTATTCCGAAAAAAGAGGTTCAGATATTAATCATGCAGAAACAGGAACTTTACTTCTTAAAAAACTATTGGCTAGTGAATTTCCAGAATATAACCAATATCTAAAACATTTCAATTATTCAAATATCGTGAACTGGAACGATGTTGGGGATTATTTAGAATCACCGGAAATATTTTTAAAGTGCTTAAATACCAATGAAATCTACGGATTTCATTTATTCAATACCTTCTTTAAAAAATTTGTAGAATTTCCAAAAGATTCGTTTTTCACCACTTTAAAAGACATAATTTTAAATTCATCCACAAGTGAAGAGTATGCATTTAATCTAATGAAATACAACATCACTACCCAAAAACAATATATTGGCATAAATGAATGGGATTTATCTTATCTAAATATTTTCAAAGATGCGTTTTCAAAAAATGAATTCAAATACACAATTCTAATTGATTCACAGAATCTTAAAAAAATGGAGATTTACAACATCATCCGCGCCATCTTCAGTTCATATGGACTTGAGTCTGAAAAAGACATTCAAATCATCATATGTGGAAAAAGCGACATCGGCCATGATAAAATTAAATTTAAAGACAACGTAATATTTTTGGCTTCGGACTTTCAAGATATGAAATACTATCTGAATGATTATATTTTTGGAGAGCATATTTTCCCCATTAATAAACCAGTTATTTTTAAAGAGGAATTTTTCAAAAATAACAATTTCACTTCCGATGTCGAACATCATGTTTTAAATAATTCCAATTCCATTCTGAATGTTTTAAATCGGGAATCGTATAAATTATGTTTATTAGCTAATATAGATGTTTTCAATTTAGATATGGACGTTTTAAAAACATTAAATATGAGAATAAAAGAAGTTGACAATTCTTTAATTTATGATTATTCATTTAGGGACGATGATGTCCTAAAATTAATGAAATTAGTGGATCAATGCGATTCAAAATCTTTTTTAAACGTTAAATCTGAGTTATCAAACTTAAATATTAAATTTTTATCCCAAAAAACCAGTTATCACTATTTCAGTGCATATAAAAATATTTTAAATTCAAACAGTTATGATGAATTTATTTTAAAAGAGCATAATGACAAATTACAATGTTTAAATGCATTTTACCTAAATAGAATTAATCCTCGCTATGACTATTGA
- a CDS encoding glycosyltransferase, giving the protein MNYKISIIIPVYNVENYIEKSLNSIISQSIGIENLEVILVDDNSTDNSANIIKKYVSKYDNFKGIYCDIGSGFCGRPRNIGLSYATSEYIMYLDSDDWLEETACEVLYNTIINENADIVCGSQTRLDNEGNRKFYYHLWVTTLTDPNEDYNTRMKTTQEIIDDPNFKLVVTDLDKNPNILGHANVWGKIFKKDLITENELSFPEDIVAQDSVFLLNSFFVAEKIVFINDIIVHYNNLRCDDDDKSASYVKTTKNLFGRIKAYDLMDNISKKFSKEEFFYRYLLVGKLNYWFNSFLMDSNISTYEIKLLFKKYSHLFSNCYKFNTNLRKDIKNIFKEIDEGNYDIAASTVSKLQSKSFSASENKIKVSVIIPIYNNEKFLSKCLDSVINQTLNEIEIICIDDGSSDNSIEILNQYVLKDSRLKIISQENLGAATARNNGLKIAKGEYIAFLDSDDWLELNAFEKLYENITTNNSDLVLFNSIEHKENANLKERIHIKNDSIPDYNYYTFNYNYKKDLVMNGYLDIWSKMYRTSFLKENNIQFSNHQIFNDIQFHIKTMLNAKKISYCPEFLYNYLRINHPSLQNNLSLGNESFILLDIIDEIEDYLIDNEFYNELKSNFIRFKLTELESTLEKLENPYRNEFFKLIKNNFKKMQLTEYQRKELPPENYQFFNDVLTYDSFFEYALKNSEKERQKLSNALADSEKDRQKLSNDLENSGKERQKLSDALVDSEKEREKLSDALESSEKEREKLSDALESSEIERQKLSNALESSEKERQKLSNDLKNSEKEQELIKKEFTSSNSWKVTEPLRKIRRTIKK; this is encoded by the coding sequence ATGAATTATAAAATTAGCATTATCATTCCAGTATACAATGTAGAAAATTACATTGAAAAATCATTAAACTCAATTATTTCACAGTCAATAGGTATTGAGAACCTAGAGGTCATATTAGTTGATGATAACTCTACAGATAATAGTGCAAATATTATAAAAAAATATGTTAGCAAATATGATAATTTTAAAGGAATATACTGTGACATTGGAAGTGGGTTCTGTGGCAGACCTAGAAATATTGGTTTAAGCTATGCTACTTCAGAGTATATAATGTATTTAGATTCTGATGATTGGTTAGAAGAAACTGCCTGTGAAGTATTATATAATACTATCATTAATGAAAATGCAGACATTGTTTGTGGGAGTCAAACAAGACTAGACAATGAGGGCAATAGAAAATTTTATTATCACTTATGGGTTACTACATTAACTGATCCGAATGAAGATTACAATACTCGAATGAAAACAACACAGGAAATTATAGACGATCCGAATTTTAAGTTAGTCGTTACAGATTTAGATAAAAATCCAAATATTTTAGGACATGCAAATGTCTGGGGGAAAATTTTTAAAAAGGACCTAATAACAGAAAATGAACTATCATTTCCAGAGGACATAGTTGCTCAAGATTCAGTTTTTTTATTAAACTCCTTTTTCGTTGCTGAAAAAATTGTATTTATAAACGACATAATTGTTCATTATAACAATTTACGTTGCGATGATGATGATAAATCCGCTTCCTATGTAAAAACTACTAAAAATCTATTTGGCAGAATCAAAGCATATGATTTAATGGATAATATTAGTAAAAAATTTTCAAAGGAAGAATTTTTCTACAGATATTTATTAGTAGGCAAATTAAATTACTGGTTTAATTCATTTTTAATGGATTCTAATATTAGCACATATGAAATTAAGCTTCTTTTTAAAAAATATTCTCATTTATTTAGTAATTGTTATAAATTTAATACAAATCTACGAAAAGATATTAAAAATATTTTTAAAGAAATAGATGAGGGAAATTACGATATTGCTGCATCAACTGTTTCAAAATTACAATCAAAATCATTTTCCGCAAGTGAAAACAAAATTAAAGTATCAGTAATTATTCCTATTTATAATAATGAAAAATTTCTAAGCAAATGTTTAGATAGTGTTATAAATCAAACATTGAATGAAATAGAAATAATTTGTATTGATGATGGGTCTTCTGACAATTCTATTGAAATATTAAATCAATACGTCCTTAAAGATTCACGTTTAAAAATTATATCTCAAGAGAATCTAGGGGCCGCTACAGCAAGGAACAATGGATTAAAAATTGCAAAAGGAGAATATATAGCATTTTTAGATTCAGATGATTGGTTGGAGCTAAATGCATTTGAAAAATTATATGAAAATATAACAACTAACAATTCAGATTTAGTCCTGTTTAACTCTATTGAACATAAGGAAAATGCTAATTTAAAAGAAAGAATTCATATAAAAAATGATTCAATCCCCGATTACAATTATTACACATTTAATTATAATTATAAAAAAGACTTAGTTATGAATGGATATTTAGATATTTGGTCTAAAATGTATAGGACTTCATTTTTAAAAGAGAACAATATTCAATTTTCAAACCATCAAATATTCAATGACATTCAATTTCACATAAAAACTATGTTAAATGCTAAAAAAATTTCTTATTGCCCAGAATTTTTATATAATTATTTAAGAATTAATCACCCTTCTCTTCAAAATAATCTTAGCTTGGGCAATGAAAGTTTTATTCTTTTAGATATAATAGATGAAATCGAAGACTATTTAATCGACAATGAATTTTATAATGAATTAAAATCTAATTTTATAAGATTTAAATTAACTGAATTGGAAAGTACGCTAGAAAAATTAGAAAATCCTTATAGAAATGAATTCTTTAAATTAATTAAAAATAACTTTAAGAAAATGCAATTGACAGAATATCAAAGAAAAGAATTACCTCCAGAGAACTATCAATTTTTTAATGATGTTTTAACATATGATTCATTTTTTGAATATGCTTTAAAAAACAGTGAAAAGGAACGACAGAAATTAAGTAATGCCTTAGCGGATAGTGAAAAGGATCGGCAGAAATTAAGCAATGACTTGGAAAATAGTGGAAAGGAACGGCAGAAATTAAGTGATGCCTTAGTGGATAGTGAAAAGGAACGAGAGAAATTAAGTGATGCTCTAGAGAGTAGTGAAAAGGAACGAGAGAAATTAAGTGATGCTCTAGAGAGTAGTGAAATTGAACGGCAGAAATTAAGTAATGCTCTAGAGAGTAGTGAAAAGGAACGACAAAAACTAAGTAACGACCTAAAAAACAGCGAAAAAGAACAGGAACTTATTAAAAAAGAATTTACATCATCCAATAGTTGGAAAGTTACAGAACCCCTTCGAAAAATCAGAAGAACAATTAAAAAATAA
- a CDS encoding nucleotide sugar dehydrogenase codes for MKITVAGVGYVGLSIAILLAQKHDVTAITTTESKAEKLNQFISPIRDDEIERFFKETRDGKRKLNLHTTTDKESAYKNADLVIIAAPTNYDDVNHFFDTSAVEDAIEWTLKVNPDVLMVIKSTIPVGYSESVREKYGVKNIIFSPEFLRESKALYDMLHPSRIIVGCDDDQKEDAQMFVDLLLEGVRLEEKRSDSPKQDIPILIAPFTEVEASKLFQNTYLALRVSYFNELDTFAQTKGLNTNIIIDCVCMDPRIGGHYNNPSFGYGGYCLPKDTKQLLANCKDVPQALIEAIVNSNAVRKEFIADQIISNNPKTVGIYRLIMKSNSDNFRASAIQDVIKMIKAEGIKIIIYEPILDDGSEFLKSEVVNDLDIFKRESDIILANRFDQDILGDVADKVYTRDIFGRD; via the coding sequence ATGAAAATTACAGTTGCGGGAGTGGGATATGTAGGGCTTTCTATTGCTATTCTGCTTGCCCAGAAACATGATGTAACCGCAATTACAACTACTGAATCAAAGGCAGAAAAACTTAACCAATTCATAAGTCCCATCAGAGATGATGAGATTGAGAGGTTTTTTAAGGAGACTCGTGATGGAAAAAGGAAATTAAACCTTCACACAACTACTGATAAAGAATCTGCATATAAAAATGCGGATCTTGTCATTATAGCAGCACCGACAAACTATGATGATGTCAACCATTTTTTTGACACATCAGCTGTTGAAGATGCCATAGAATGGACTCTCAAGGTCAATCCAGATGTTTTGATGGTCATTAAGTCAACAATACCTGTGGGATATAGCGAGTCTGTTCGTGAAAAGTATGGTGTCAAAAACATCATATTCTCTCCGGAATTCCTCCGTGAGTCAAAGGCACTTTATGATATGCTCCATCCAAGCAGAATAATTGTGGGATGCGATGACGACCAAAAAGAAGATGCACAAATGTTTGTAGACCTTCTTTTGGAAGGTGTGAGATTGGAAGAAAAGAGATCTGATTCTCCAAAGCAGGATATTCCTATTCTAATAGCACCCTTCACAGAGGTTGAAGCAAGCAAGCTTTTCCAAAACACCTATCTTGCATTAAGGGTAAGCTACTTCAATGAACTTGACACCTTTGCCCAGACCAAAGGTCTTAACACAAATATAATCATTGACTGTGTGTGCATGGACCCAAGAATCGGAGGACACTATAACAATCCATCATTCGGATACGGAGGTTATTGTCTTCCTAAGGATACAAAACAATTATTAGCAAATTGCAAGGATGTTCCACAGGCCCTAATTGAGGCAATAGTCAATTCAAATGCTGTGCGAAAGGAATTCATCGCCGACCAGATTATTTCAAATAATCCAAAAACAGTTGGCATATATAGGCTTATTATGAAAAGCAACAGCGATAACTTCCGCGCATCCGCCATACAGGATGTTATAAAAATGATAAAAGCAGAAGGAATTAAAATAATCATCTATGAACCTATATTGGATGATGGAAGTGAGTTCCTTAAATCAGAAGTGGTAAATGATTTAGATATCTTTAAAAGAGAAAGCGATATCATCCTTGCAAACAGATTTGACCAAGATATTCTCGGTGATGTTGCAGATAAAGTATATACAAGAGATATCTTCGGAAGAGATTGA
- a CDS encoding glycosyltransferase family 2 protein, with the protein MKIISITIVKNEADIIESFIRYHLNIFDEMLILDNGSADETLLIINNLIREGLSVNLIESSDAYHVQDIKMTKLLHQAVNEHSGDIVCLLDADEFIISDNGQNPREIIKKINENYYYLIKWITYVPTNNDDYNIKFIPKRITHVRDESLEQYYKVIVPKKVVNDFNVRVEMGNHNLKFDNFNRNELVKKDLNLKIAHFPLRSIEQCISKVSIGWPNIIAINLYNLSWGFHWKMLFDKIKEENDISLDDLEFFAKNYALVSTSDDILIKNQPINLDFCDKIEIRYDFEYNYLRNILENYAYFAEEIVSFKRKLKSVPILDDRFILKLASDYDVIEKSGLFDVNWYCKRYSPPRNIHPIIHYLLTYRENMNDPAGFFSTEYYFKTHVDVANSGMNPFVHYIKYGKKENRKIASSKSENFGVQ; encoded by the coding sequence ATGAAAATTATTTCCATTACCATAGTAAAAAATGAAGCAGATATTATAGAATCATTTATCCGTTACCATTTAAATATCTTTGATGAAATGTTAATTTTGGATAATGGTAGTGCGGATGAAACTTTATTAATAATAAATAATTTAATTCGGGAAGGATTGTCTGTTAATTTAATAGAAAGCAGTGATGCATATCATGTTCAAGATATAAAAATGACCAAATTGCTTCATCAAGCTGTTAATGAACATTCGGGAGATATTGTTTGTTTGTTGGATGCAGATGAGTTCATAATTTCTGATAACGGTCAAAATCCTCGCGAAATCATTAAAAAAATTAATGAAAATTATTATTATTTAATTAAGTGGATTACATATGTTCCAACAAATAATGATGACTATAATATAAAATTTATTCCAAAAAGGATAACTCATGTACGGGATGAAAGTTTAGAGCAATATTATAAGGTTATTGTACCTAAAAAAGTTGTAAATGATTTCAATGTTCGTGTTGAAATGGGGAATCATAATTTAAAATTCGATAATTTCAATAGAAATGAATTAGTTAAAAAAGATTTAAATTTAAAGATTGCTCATTTTCCACTTAGATCTATAGAGCAATGCATATCTAAAGTTTCAATTGGGTGGCCCAATATAATTGCAATAAATTTATATAACTTGTCTTGGGGTTTCCATTGGAAAATGCTTTTTGACAAAATTAAAGAAGAGAATGATATTTCGCTTGATGATTTAGAATTTTTTGCAAAAAATTATGCCTTGGTATCGACATCAGATGATATTCTAATAAAAAATCAACCAATCAATCTAGATTTTTGCGATAAGATAGAAATAAGATATGATTTTGAATATAATTACCTTAGAAATATTTTAGAAAACTATGCTTATTTTGCCGAAGAAATTGTTTCTTTCAAACGAAAATTAAAATCTGTTCCAATTTTAGATGACCGTTTCATTCTTAAATTGGCCTCTGATTATGACGTCATTGAAAAATCAGGATTATTTGATGTAAATTGGTATTGTAAAAGATATAGTCCTCCACGCAATATTCATCCTATAATTCATTATTTGCTTACATATAGGGAAAATATGAATGACCCTGCGGGATTTTTTTCAACGGAATATTATTTTAAAACACATGTTGATGTTGCAAATTCTGGAATGAATCCATTCGTTCACTATATTAAATATGGAAAAAAAGAAAATAGAAAAATTGCTTCCTCAAAATCTGAGAATTTTGGGGTTCAGTAA